One window of the Triticum dicoccoides isolate Atlit2015 ecotype Zavitan chromosome 3B, WEW_v2.0, whole genome shotgun sequence genome contains the following:
- the LOC119277641 gene encoding uncharacterized protein LOC119277641, with translation MGIQVAPPSSSLGAGCMRLSRSPSSSSLATWSAGIARRRAGHAMVTRALSASIDSVGSHGGDDEEFLRRIQELAVGLHPGAGGCGWPASVERSASSVGLPLSLRMLKRKKRQQGQRGRWDERLLDRAGESGSGRGAVGRAFSSMVLIIRELQSFALQMRQALFYEDMQSVLARVHAEMDASFVWLFQHIFAGTPALMVSVMLLLANFTVYSMGDNIAMAANLPPPQPTVAAVAMLDAQHAEQSRPDQRFDSVSLNMFSIGRTASVDGNSGGGGKAPPVAGATGDDRSDESSYRQSGAVLPQDESQATPVGAAAEDTEDELVIWKRIADEATRMQASVRVEALMDPDILGQLVAPVEAKLDTEDVADYARTEQRYAMAVSEEPSNALLLANFAQFLYLVQRDHDRAEHYFKRAVRAEQPADAETLGWYATFLWKARNDLAAAEETFQEAIAAEPSNGHHAAAYAHFLWNTGGEDTCYPLD, from the exons ATGGGCATCCAGGTCGCGCCCCCCTCCTCTTCTCTGGGCGCCGGATGCATGAGGCTGTCGAggtccccgtcgtcgtcgtcgctggcgaCCTGGAGCGCCGGCATCGCCCGCCGGCGCGCCGGGCACGCGATGGTTACGCGCGCCCTCAGTGCCAGCATCGACAGCGTCGGCAGCCACGGCGGGGATGACGAGGAGTTCCTGAGGAGGATCCAGGAGCTCGCTGTCGGGCTGCACCCGGGCGCCGGCGGCTGCGGCTGGCCGGCGAGCGTAGAGCGGAGCGCCAGCAGCGTCGGTCTGCCGCTGTCGCTCAGGATGCTCAAGCGCAAGAAGCGGCAGCAGGGGCAGCGCGGCCGGTGGGACGAGCGGCTGCTCGACCGCGCGGGCGAGTCCGGCTCCGGCCGCGGTGCGGTGGGGCGAGCGTTCTCGTCCATGGTGCTCATCATCCGGGAGCTCCAGAGCTTCGCGCTGCAGATGCGGCAGGCGCTCTTCTACGAGGACATGCAGAGCGTGCTCGCGCGCGTGCACGCCGAGATGGACGCCTCCTTCGTCTGGCTCTTCCAGCACATCTTCGCCGGCACCCCCGCCCTCATGGTCTCCGTCATGCTCCTCCTCGCCAACTTCACCGTCTACTCCATGGGTGACAACATCGCGATGGCGGCCAACCTCCCGCCTCCCCAGCCCACCGTGGCGGCCGTCGCAATGCTCGACGCCCAGCACGCGGAGCAGTCCCGTCCCGATCAGCGGTTCGACAGTGTGTCGCTCAACATGTTCTCCATTGGCCGCACGGCCTCGGTGGACGGGAacagcggcggcggtggcaaggCTCCGCCGGTTGCCGGGGCCACCGGCGACGATCGCTCGGACGAATCCTCGTACCGGCAAAGCGGCGCGGTGCTTCCCCAGGACGAGTCACAGGCGACGCCGGTGGGGGCGGCCGCGGAGGACACGGAGGACGAGCTGGTCATCTGGAAAAGGATAGCCGACGAGGCGACGAGAATGCAGGCGAGCGTGCGCGTGGAGGCTCTGATGGACCCGGACATCCTGGGGCAGCTCGTCGCGCCGGTGGAGGCGAAGCTGGACACGGAGGACGTGGCCGACTACGCGAGGACGGAGCAGAGATACGCGATGGCCGTGTCCGAGGAGCCCAGCAACGCGCTGCTGCTCGCCAACTTCGCGCAGTTCCTGTACCTGGTGCAGCGCGATCACGACCG GGCGGAGCACTACTTCAAGCGGGCGGTGCGCGCGGAGCAGCCGGCGGACGCGGAGACGCTGGGGTGGTACGCGACGTTCCTGTGGAAGGCGCGCAACGACCTGGCGGCCGCGGAGGAGACGTTCCAGGAGGCCATCGCCGCCGAGCCGAGCAACGGGCACCACGCGGCGGCCTACGCGCACTTCCTGTGGAACACGGGCGGCGAGGACACATGCTACCCCCTCGACTGA